In Plasmodium chabaudi chabaudi strain AS genome assembly, chromosome: 9, the sequence aaatatcaGACTCTGACAAAGAAGAactaaaacaaaaaatttcaGCATTAAGAGAAAAATTAACTTCAGATGATTTAGATTCAATTAAAGATGCAACTAAACAATTACAAGAAAAATCATGGGCAATTTCACAAGAAAtgtacaaaaataatgctCAACAAGGTTCACAAGAACAAAACACAACAGAAAATAAAGCTGAGGAAAACAAAGATAATGCATAAAAagataagaaaaaaaacagtatatataaagagaCATATCTAAAGGTTTGCGATGTCGCAACATTGGAAAATACAACGCTGCGCTGTATTTCCCATATTacaaacaataaaataagctGAAGAAAagatatgcatatacaaaatttgctatagattataaaatttatgaagATACACCATTGTTATGGGTAGTTTTTTGGGTATATAGGCATATCGCCTAAATGGTGATgagtgcatatatataatatgtatcccacatatgtataattaGTTTCAAtcccaatttttttttttttttgcatattttaaaataatatttatatatttaattttaaaaatatatataaagatttaaaaatatttatctgtatgtattttttaaccaaactaatattaaattataaaattaataattaaattaaaatatatatatattcaaaaaatgttttataaaagGAAGGTTTTAACAAACTTTATGCTTTATAGTATAAGGGTTTTTTTGCACATATTAAGTTGAAAATTTGTTCGTTTTGTTtgcaaataattattaaaaaaactggacgcataaaaaatatataaatttgtatatgcGTATCTAGTAGgaaatgtaataaattaCGTAATGACTATAAAAAACGATtgggtatatatatacataaaaaaaaacaattgtAAACATTTTTGAATGAAATTGATGATTGGGTTATATGCCtgtctttatatttataatgtaCGGAGTGtataattgtaaatatttttctgatcgaataaaaaaatttagaatatgcttttttatgcatattgcataataatttcgaaacattttttataattctgAATTATGctcattcatattattgAGATCAACCTTTGGTACATTATTAACTTTAAATGGAACCAAATTGTCGACTGATGATTTTCCTGTCATCATTTGTATAACGAAATTTTTGATTGATTGTTCAGAATAATTTCcttttaaaattgaataaacattttttgaaaaactAATAGCAATAACAGTTGGAAATCCGAATGTTagatttaatttttgaacTATATCTAATTGGTCTCCTGCGTGTGTCCACATTAGGGTAACAGGAAGATGGTTAACATCTTTTATTACACTGGttaatatttgaatataagATTTTAAAGAACTTGGTTCAAGATCTTCTTTACTTGGTAATATAGCTAAAAGGCAAACATCATTTTCACAATGTTCATCAAAAACACTTTGAGATGTTAATTGTagtatttcttttttttctttataatattttaaaaaaaattgataaagaTCATTAACAGTTCTAGACTCATTATAATCTATAGCAGTTTGtggttttttatttcctgaTGGGAATAAACGGAAAGAAGGGTAATGCTTTATTTCGTAAGTTTGTGCTGTTCTATGTTCAACAGTTGCATCAATTTTAGCTATTcttgcattttttaaatgtgaTGTTTTTTTAGCTAGCTCATCAAACATTGGATGTATAGGTTTACTATGTCCACACCATGGGGCatagaaaaaaacgaaccatacattatcatcatcttttaaaacattttgatCAAAATTAGAATCATTTAATGTAATTACTTTACCactatttttactttttttattttttttatttgaattatcCTTTTTACCAACATcaatatttaattcttttaaacgataatttttaatattgtcatatataaatgaaacaacatcttttattttataatttccaTCAAATTGTTCAATAtgcttttcttttttatcattgGTAAAAAATAGTTGTATATTTGGGTATGTctgaattttatatttatttattatatcttcGTTTTTTACAGCTACAACTAATATATCATCTTTAACTGTTTTTgctatatttatgaaatcGTTAGAGAATCCTCTGGAAACTCGACACCATGTAGCATAAAATTGAACGaggcattttttttgagaaTTTAGTAATTCATCAAATTCGTTAAGGGAATCTACtgttttaatttctttCACATTTGCATATAAGCCACTTGCATATTTTGCAAAAAGGTAAAGTACAGGCAGTAGGAACTgtatttttccatatagtttcatcgtttttttataataaaatatgtgtaGGAATGTATATGAAAAGTTATAGctatattatgcatatatatttatttgattttttggAGGTATGAAATGGAGAAATTAACcatgtatatgtatatatttatgttttaaattattgaTACTTTTTGTGaatataaaagtaaaaaaggTGTAACTAGAAAACTAGGGAATGAAATGCTGAACTAGCAAATAATGGCCCATGTAAGggtaacaaaaaattaaaaaaatggaataaattaaaaaatttaattttttatgtgtatGAGAATAacgaaatatatataattttatttttttgatgatACCAtgaagtataaaaaaaagaaaaattgcaattttttaagaatttttatatagtaattatagtatatatCACACAATAAGCAATTaactatataattattgtgCTTTAAAAAAGACTAAGcaatcataaaaaatttgcccatattttataaaacccTTATAcctaaatataaaaatagggTACTAATGCCTTTTTACTATATCTTTATGAacttattttgtataaaaaaaattatattacacaaaatatgaaaaaatggaaaaaacgtttatttattcattcttatattataagatatattttgaCACTTTAGTCAATATGAATATGCAAATAGTGCTGCTAAGAAATAACCACAAAATACTTGTATCTTTAAAGCGCAAATAATCAAAGCAAGCAAATAACTGCCTTAAGgaaaagtataaataagaaaaaaaataaattgttttaataCCCCATTTTTAAAGGcacaatttataaattttaaaaatccAATGGtttaactaaaaaaaaacatgtatACCGACATTCGTTTAATATCCTCAATTTTTATGTCTATTCATAATTCACacatgaaaatataaaaaggaaaatactAATTAGGCGTTTATATAGtgggaaaataaataattataaattatatagcGGATTTATCATGTGAGAGTGAGTGAACCTATGGCATTTCTCGCTTGATATAAGGTTGTtttactaattttttttaaatatatatagagagAATTTTacctattttttattaataatatatagtgtttccttttaaaatatagtaaacacatcaaaaaaaaattgggtCTAAATCTTTTGATCGACCTCGGGATACACgaaaatgttaataaatttttacacCATTGTAAAGACATATTTAAGGtacttttataaaaattgaaatgGTATAAATTCTGCCTaagtatttatatgtaatgAGAATTATGTtggtaaaataaatagcGGTTATGTTGAggtaacatttttttcgtttaaaAGGTGACACAAACAATTAAAGAAAACTTGTCATATAACCTGCATTTACAAACAATTAGAAATATCACAATAAGATTTTTAAATGgtcataaatataaataaaactataAAATTCTCATATACCCAATAATAacatcattttttcatatgcaTACACCAAATTATAGGTACTATATAAtggtatatttattatattaaaaagttgCATATGCTTTTTGTTCATATCATGgtgaaatattatattatataccaCTTATCAATATTCTGCATTACTGTTACAATATTTgtatgtaaaataatatgtatatatttttttacgtTTCTTGTTCGTTCtggttttatatataatggcTTTTTAAATGGgccattttatatttttttatatttttaagtatatatagttaataataataaaataaacc encodes:
- a CDS encoding protein disulfide isomerase related protein, putative, coding for MKLYGKIQFLLPVLYLFAKYASGLYANVKEIKTVDSLNEFDELLNSQKKCLVQFYATWCRVSRGFSNDFINIAKTVKDDILVVAVKNEDIINKYKIQTYPNIQLFFTNDKKEKHIEQFDGNYKIKDVVSFIYDNIKNYRLKELNIDVGKKDNSNKKNKKSKNSGKVITLNDSNFDQNVLKDDDNVWFVFFYAPWCGHSKPIHPMFDELAKKTSHLKNARIAKIDATVEHRTAQTYEIKHYPSFRLFPSGNKKPQTAIDYNESRTVNDLYQFFLKYYKEKKEILQLTSQSVFDEHCENDVCLLAILPSKEDLEPSSLKSYIQILTSVIKDVNHLPVTLMWTHAGDQLDIVQKLNLTFGFPTVIAISFSKNVYSILKGNYSEQSIKNFVIQMMTGKSSVDNLVPFKVNNVPKVDLNNMNEHNSEL